tatccttcctgagcaaactatacccatccacaccaacattccagtcgtgtgtattatcccaccaagtttcagtaatgccaacaatgtcatagttgtatttatttattagcacttccagttcttcctgcttattacccatacttcttgcatttgtatataggcatctaagatactggtttgatcttgcctcccagctttgccctgatcctccttcctcactgccattatagcccgtgctccctcctgtttccaacccatctcccaggtcttgttccccacttacctgtggggtttgctcacctgtccccgtcgaacctagtttaaagccctccttactaggttagccagtctgtgcgcaaataaggcctttcccctcttcgaaaggtgaacgccatctgtgcctagcagtccttcctcgaatagctacagcacatggtccttcaaacaaaccaaacagactgacaaacacaagctcagcacacagcaagtaacccccaaacacaaacacacacactgcagacagccacttaccccacagatgctgtatgtgctcctccttcacctggagaactctaGTGCATAATTagactgtgaaactcattgccatatGACGTTGTTGAGGCCAGGGACTTTGCGAGATTCAAATAAgatttggacatttatatggataacaagaatatccagagttctAACAGCTGATAGTTTGGAgagtagggggaaggggaggttgtttttggtttgggttttttttggcaaTGTGTGTTTTTTAAGGTtctggaagggatataaaacctcatGAGTCAGGGTTTAtgccaatctctaactattaggggTTAGGATGAGACTTTCATGGAAGTTGGGCTATCCCGCATCTGCCTAATGTAagtttcttctgaagcatctgttgCTGGACACTTTTGGAGACAGGACGCTGGACTAGATGAATCTCTGGTCTGAGCCGTTACggcaattcctatattcctaaatactcctgttttactggctgttcTTAGAACACACTGTAATCTATCCTGTAACAGACCCTCAGTTACACTCAGCATTTAGGTTCTGAGTTAGGGTAAAGAAAGGGTATATTTGTTCAAGCCAAGATTATTTTCCGGGGTCCTTCGAGGTGAATCCGGAATCTTTATAGAACTAGGGCCAtggtagacttttttttttcttttttgtcccaGTCACTGTTAGTGTAGTGATGAACTTCCATGAAGTTCACACACTTGCTGAGATCTGGGGCTCTGAGTCagtggggtacacagaggtcttccggcGGTACATCAGCTCATTTAGAtattttgcctagttttacaacacgctgcataaaaagcactactgaagtcaatacaaactaaaatttcacaccgACAATGACTTGATTATACTGcgctatatattatacactgaaatgcaagtacaatatttctattccaattgacttattttataattgtatggtagaAATGAGAAAATTGGGAGTTTTTCCGTAACActgtggctgtgacacttgtatttttatgtctctttttgtaagcaagtagtttttaattgagttgaaacttggggatacactagacaaatcagactctgaaaggggtacagtagtctctAAAGATTTTGAGTCACTGCTCTGAGTGACTATGTTTTTCCTCTTGCAGACGCTGCGGTGGTGCTTGAATCTGGATATCCGGGAGGTCACGGTCTACGCATTTAGCATTGAGAACTTTAAACGCTCCAAGGAGGAGGTAGATGGGCTGATGGAGCTGGCGAGGCAAAAATTTAGCCGCCTGCTGGAAGAACAGTAAGATCGTCTCAAGCCCATGCTGAGAGAGTGAAATAAATATGGGGCAAAGGGAGAAACGGCAGTAAGGGGTGTTAAAGTGATGTCGTGATGTGTTAATCTGCATTAACTCAATGAAAGCAGCTGTATGTCTCCAGctggagacctggattcagtgTGGGTTTAGATGGCCACAGAGAAGCATTTTAATGTTCACCAACTTGGTACGTTTATTTGTGTCTGCGTGCAACGTGgggcaaaaaaaatgaaagcCCTGGCTTTTGTGACATCAGAAGAACTGTCGGGGGCAGAGTTAGAATAAAGAGGGCTGGGATAGCGTAGTTCAGTTTTTAGGTGAATTGGTAAAGGTAGAGAGGGGCTGGAATATTGGAGTGGTGCtgtaggtcaggactgaggtagACTGAAAACTTGCCTATAGCACTGGTTTGCACTGTACTGGACTTGAGCCAGCGTTGTCATTCTCCACGCAGGAGCTGGTACCGGAATACAAAGGTGGTTGTTGATTTCAGTATAGCGCTACTAGGAGAGTGTCTCTTCTGTCCAAAATAACTATATAGTGAGCATGTTTCCTGTTGGCATTGTTTTTCCCTTGTTGATGCAGTAGTCTCCCCTCCAATTGGAAATTAGTGATAGGTGAATAGCCACTACTAATTCTAGTTGCCCGTACCCCTCTTAATTTCTGATTAGTAAAATGCAGGAAGATGATCACTTGTATAAAAATCTTTCTTGTGATAAATTTCATATCCTCTAAGTATGGCAAAGAATGCACAGTCCCACAACTATGATCCTTATCTTAGTTCCTTTTTGGACAATTACTGAACTATTTCTGTGTGTCGGGAAActggggattatttttatttttaaatttcccttGACGAAATGGCTAGAACTTTAGTGATGGTCAAATTCGGGCTGCCTGTAAACAATTTCAACACTACTGTCCTCACTGCCAGTTATATCAGGTCTTAATTTCACCTGTGATGTCATGATCCTCTTCCATAATAGATGTTAGGAATGCCAGATGTAATTTATAGGCAATAGGtaggccctatcaaattcacagccatgaaaaacgcatcacaaaCCATGAAAACTGGTCTCTTGTATACTTTCATCCtatagcagcatttctcaaactgagaGTCCTGCCCCAGAAGAGGGTTGCAAGGCTATTAGGTGGgtgggggtcatggtattgcagcctttacttctgcactgcctttggagctgggcagccagagagctgcagctgctggctgagtctccagctctgaaggcagtgacagcagcagcagcagaaaagtaagggtggcatggtatgggggGGGCGGTCATCACTCTTTGGGGAAAGTTGTTGTAGACTTTACATGTTTATATTGCTGATTTTAAATACATATTCGTGCACAACactgaaatttaagatttttaaaatgctatgactATGAAACTTAAtgacaatggactgtgaatttggtagggctatGGAATGCCTGCTGTTGCGCAGAGCCCAGCTGCTCTCCTCAGCCTTTGTTGTTCTGTTTAGGGAGAATCTGAAGAAGCATGGTGTGCGTATCCGTGTCCTTGGGGACCTGCCACTTCTGCCACTGGATATTCAGGAATTGATTGCCGAGGCTGTGCTGGCAACCAGGAACTACAACAAGTGAGTAGTACACAATTCAAAGTTGCAGAGATACTGTATCCATCCCATGCCCTTGGAAGAGGAGGTTCAACAGACACTGCACATTGTCCTTTTCTGCCTTTTTCCCCATAAGCATGCATCAGTGTTCTAGATAGATTCTTCTCTGTGTTACCTGCTGGGTCCTTCCTTGAGTTAGTTTCTTTCACATTTTTCAGATGTTTTCTGAATGTCTGCTTTGCATACACGTCAAGACATGAAATCAGCAATGCAGTGAGAGAGATGGCCTGGGGTGTGGAAGAAGGACTACTTGAACCTAGGTAACTCATGTGTCTTGCTTTAATGAGCCTAGTCTACCCACGTTCCCCTCACAGCTTCTGGGATTACTGTACAGTCTTCCATAGGTGCAACAACATAAAAGCCATTGCTTTAAAATCCAGTCCGTTTCTGGATGTCACCATTAGGATGTTGGCATGAAATaaagcagggtggatttgattgtaaatcaaactgatttaaatcactagtcaagaagactcgatttaatcatggatttctacaaaaaagtgcattcttgttggtttttataaccttaatacatatttgtCACAACTctcagatgtaggtttcattttaaaagtgattacatttttacatttttaaagtgatttattttgaaaacttttcagattagttttacagctatatcagaaaatgaatgattgtttggttatttcatttaccaaaggtaattgaagcagatatttatgaagtcattgcgaggtgaactatctccaattcaacaggttaatcattaatatttggaggattttcttgccatgctgtattggGAGgggaacatcaccagacagacatttaaattgttttatttaactaaaacaacaacgttatgtattctggattgttttcttcaacagcagacatataatattttaacaaaacaagcatattaaTTTTTGAATTGTTAAACATTCaggctttttaaaatcaggtttggttttgttaaaattgttttaactaaaatagttaaatgaaaaattaaaaaaaaaaatcgattgtcagccaggtcaacatgagaaacttaaaatattggcttctgcagctagctcagtcatcttcaccttcattttcctgtttgttcataatctggaaaagaaaaacaagctttactgctttttcaggtcccaaacaatttctcaatttggaatgaattagtccaaagtaAGAatatattctttctacactggcagaagaaagTACTGCTGTTAAGTGAGATTATTACTTCAACCGTCTAAATCCAAGTGCTTAAATGACtttcaccagttcactggtgtgactttctttaaaacatcatcagcaaacgtatatttcttgaatggttcacccttcgCTCAGAAGTTtgttatagttggcattatgggggaatgattgctggatgtccatgtcatagccaactcctcttcttcagcagttaaggtttgaccatGATACCAATATTGAGAATacttgcaagaaaatgagctagaggtagtgcttgtcccattcattttttaatgcttgtaatttaactctgtcattgcatatttctctttttaagatctcactcagttcctttcaaatttcaacagcatcagcaataaaacagctatttccttgtattttgttcaaggctgcagaaataggcttcagggtactcagcatgtgttcaacatttctcttaagcccaatgttaaGAACTTtcgctgtgacagtgccatctatttttttcacgattttgttcacacactgtcatcagattaggccaattcttgatatagtgctcagaacagtccactactgagttccattgcatgtcttgtgggagagttagcttggtttctcccacttttttcaaagcagctgctgcaaagtggttgttatggaagtattttgcaatttcaacaacagtagcctttatttctggaacactgaagtctttggctaggatgtgcatcaaatgagcactgcaaccatatgttattagcttgggactctcttctaaatttcCTCTCATCTTGGAttcatttgcagcattgtctgtgaccaagctgtgtaacagacattattttttttttcacggTTTGttgtagcttttactgctacttcttgtaagtatcctgctgtgtgtgcatttcctgaagtATCAAGTGTTTCTGTAAGgaaaacattctcttcttatgttgtcacacaagcacatacaacaggatcattgtggacattgctccaccatCGAGACttaggttaacaattttaccctctagaccttttgcacactgctcaatttctctttcctacactttatccagcaatttgcctgcgacatctgctctggtgggtggactgtatccaggtcttaatgactgaactgTGTTAATTAAATATGAGTTCTCgatcatacggaaaggagagtttgttgcataagcAAACGACCATTTTTTCATCAAtttcctctttttgtaatctggtTCTTATCGCAAATTTATCTATAGTTGTTTCTAGacgatgcagatttttttttctttttgctacaggcgATACACtatggctatgtgacatacatgatgtgactgaaacactatcattggcacataactctgaaactatagaaaatgatggtgatcttgaaagtGGATAGTCCTCAGAAtgctgtatgttgaggatggattctcctaaacaaaataagtcaatgcagttatttaattattaccatactgctcatttagtattactcgtATTCACTGatactcagtactactttaaaggtgaaattgtaaaaggaagatctgcctatttcagctatatATTTTTTATCACAGCTGCatttaaaatgatagtaccatagagtaacaactatattttttgctcaaacatgagaattcaagaatagtccagaaggaagacaggcagtccttaagaaagaagcaTGAAATAAGAAAgcttaccaacctgaagatcctgcatcttcagacatgttcctttcaacatcttcaatgcagcttcctcctgagaaggaacacttctcatgatgttgtttcatttgggcaaccgggccttgcatttctttgttgcactgtttgcattttgcatgcatgcctctcttacccacaggtagaggaacttaattaaaatattcccaaactgggtctcttttatggcctgctgccattataggttttcccttctggtgagagaatggtatgatagatttcaaatcaatgaaggctacactcagaaagacctcaaaacTTCTGGAATATGGTGTTctaacagtttcacttttgtttctactgcctgtcccttccttctcacatttatctccagacgacttctccttgtccagatctattctgctccccaacaatcttctattcatttgaactttttgaaactttgcactttgagAGAGAGGTATGGGATTGACTGTGTGAACAcagatttgcagagggacaataaggttgaggtctgttatttctcacctcaatatattatttattttaaaacatttttgctgttaacaagcatgttatctctagacacaaatccacagtttgagaactgcaaaactaagcatctctgatagtATCATCTAGACTGAGCATTGAGTCCCTTTGGGTAGAtaaagattatttaggttaatctatAACAAAGCCCCTGGAACCTCACAAGATtaggtccctaatccatgaatttTTGGAACTCGTTTattaaacttttcttaaacattacatgaatatattgtctcatactatagaatttataggccctattccatgatgaaatAGCGTTGAGCTATtatatatcttaattaaaactatctttaggtgTTTTcgtcaaagcattttataaaaaaaaaccaaaactttaaatttaaaaaaatcggatttttttaatcatttatttttatccaccctggaaaAAGGTACCAGGGAAAGCAAGACTGCTTTTGATCAAAAGACTTCATTGTGGAATGTTCTATATATGGTGATAAAGAATTCAGGGGTGATAGgtttacaaggtctttcagcaaATAGTCAgtcctctctctccaccactgctaGCCACACTTGACAGGATAATGAGTTGCTCTTTAAAAGGGTGCTGGATGTGATTCCAAAACTGGTCCCTGGAGTGCTTGCTTGTGGCTCACAGAGAGCTGGTTAGTCATATGATGCTGGCCTCTTCTTATTTTCAGCTGCtggactgcattaaaaaaaacaaccacaatTATATCAAATACCTTAACATTGAGACAGATTCTCTGCCCCTTTCCATGCCCTTTGTGCAAAGGCCCTAGTCCTTTTGTAAGGGGATCCTCCATCATGGAGAAGTCCCAACAGCTGTCCTACACTGCCTTCTCTACAATTTCCTGGCATGAGGACTAGAGAGGAGGTGCACCCAGGACACACCGGTGCTGTGAAGTGACAAGGCCAATACCTTCCCCTGGATATTCAGCAGTTTGCTTTGCAATGTCCAGTCTCGAACTGAGTCCTTGTTTCAGATAACCCGTCCATGCTCCGACTACAGACATGTAGGAGACCATGTTACAATGCAGCTGTCCTAAACTGATTCCATCCCACTTCCAATTGTAGTGTCTGGGATCTTAACTATGTCTCTTAACGAAGCTAAAGCCTTGGATACACCAAGCAGGAATTCTAAGAGCTCACCTACGCCATAAATTTGAACTGTGTTGTAACTAGTTTAGGGAGCAAATGTGGTAACCTGTAGGGTATATAGGCCCTTACTTTACAGGTTTTGATAGCTACACAAAAATTTGTTTTTGGTCCCAATACACCCATAAATGCCATTTTAAAGGGACAATAACACCACAGCGCCTTGATTTGGTAAGTGGTGTAGTCCATCAGTtaatatattgtaaaaatagaatgATTCCTTGCAAATATCACCTGCTACTTTGTCATATTTTCCCTACTGGCCCTTAGGCATTCACTGATTCCAATCAGACTGGTTTACAGTGAATGAAAATTACTATGTGGCCTTAGGTAACATGGTGATGAGTACGGTAcaagaacctgaacagaacaaAAGTGAGCTGGAGGGTCTCAATTCAGTTCCAGTGTTTATGGCATAAAAGATGCCTTGACAGTTGGCTTCCTTGCTGGCAGTCTCAGTTGCGAGGTCAAGTCACAAATGGATTATAGAGACTGAACTCCCCTCTCCATGCTGGAGCAGGGGGTAGAGTTGAGATGgtcaggagaggggaaggagcttgcactgccactgtctgtgctgtggatctctTCAATCTCTGGTGTTCTCTGTCCAGAACCACAAACTCATACCTTTGTAAGTAGGCCTAGTAACTCTGATTTCATGGTGTCGTCACTGTCAGGTTATGAAAGTGATCTTATTAATGGGaggtctctctgtctgtctgtctctttctcccAGCGATGTGTCAGAGTCATTGCTCGATAAATGTCTCTACACCAACAACTCCCCCAACCCAGACCTCCTGATACGAACCTCTGGAGAGGTCCGGCTTAGTGACTTCTTGCTCTGGCAGGTAAATCCTCTGTCTTGTCCTGAAAATATTCCATATTTGCATAACAGGCCTTTCTTCTGAGCCCAGGAGTCAGCTGAAGTGAGAGAAGCTCTTCAGAAGCCAGTCATGCCTTGGCACCAGCAATTTGCTGGATGGTATAAATCCCAGGGGAAATCTCAATATGAGATTTTTTCCATCTCTTCTGACTTCATGGTGCTCTAATGCACTCCAGTGCAACAAACTGGAGATTTTAATTGTCctgaaaacactttaaaataagaAATCACAGTCTAGTCTAGTTCACAAGTTGGTGAAGAGACTGATGCGTACCTTCCTTGTTCATTCTCTCACTCATGTCAGTCCAAGTTTTAG
This region of Gopherus flavomarginatus isolate rGopFla2 chromosome 22, rGopFla2.mat.asm, whole genome shotgun sequence genomic DNA includes:
- the DHDDS gene encoding dehydrodolichyl diphosphate synthase complex subunit DHDDS isoform X2 produces the protein MSWIKEGELTIIERFCANIIKAGPMPKHVAFIMDGNRRYAQKCHVKRQQGHSEGFDKLAQTLRWCLNLDIREVTVYAFSIENFKRSKEEVDGLMELARQKFSRLLEEQENLKKHGVRIRVLGDLPLLPLDIQELIAEAVLATRNYNKCFLNVCFAYTSRHEISNAVREMAWGVEEGLLEPSDVSESLLDKCLYTNNSPNPDLLIRTSGEVRLSDFLLWQKARDLHMEERKRQQLESDQAYVTNKLQQEGSASHGDSQHRRTLLQKYTALREERIQGFLQALEHKRVDFLERLCTVSA
- the DHDDS gene encoding dehydrodolichyl diphosphate synthase complex subunit DHDDS isoform X3; translated protein: MSWIKEGELTIIERFCANIIKAGPMPKHVAFIMDGNRRYAQKCHVKRQQGHSEGFDKLAQTLRWCLNLDIREVTVYAFSIENFKRSKEEVDGLMELARQKFSRLLEEQENLKKHGVRIRVLGDLPLLPLDIQELIAEAVLATRNYNKCFLNVCFAYTSRHEISNAVREMAWGVEEGLLEPSDVSESLLDKCLYTNNSPNPDLLIRTSGEVRLSDFLLWQVIKFLVILLSADIPLMPGLSVCAVARIFLLELV